One genomic segment of Streptomyces sp. TLI_146 includes these proteins:
- a CDS encoding maltokinase produces MPKAAPTLTPVALLPSLAPLLHEWLPRQRWFAGKGRPVTGFSLASVTELLPGCLHLLVRAEQPGAAPEAGDVYQLLLGVRKVLPPPLAPALVGHATAGPLTGLTVYDALQDPQIAALLLERLRTPGRLGPLRFGCDGGVPVPAGLAPRLLAAEQSNSSLVYGDTFILKVFRRIHFGVNPDLELPLVLARHGCPRVPAPAAWIQTERPEDATLAVLQPYLRGSQDGWQLALRALADRRDFTREAHALGRATAEVHTALAAALPVVSLGRAQTELLAAAMHERLEAAAQAVPTLLPYVPGLRAAFDAVTKVTGPRPAQRVHGDLHLGQTLRTGTGDWAVIDFEGEPARPLSERRRPQPPVRDVAGMLRSFDYAARTQLPWRPEWAESCRDAYCAGYAAGAGTDPRDEPELLRAYETDKAVYEVLYEARHRPDWLAVPMAAVRRLAQD; encoded by the coding sequence ATGCCCAAGGCCGCACCCACCCTGACTCCCGTCGCGCTGCTGCCGTCGCTGGCGCCCCTGCTGCACGAATGGCTCCCCAGACAGCGCTGGTTCGCGGGCAAGGGCCGCCCGGTCACCGGCTTCTCGCTGGCTTCGGTCACCGAGCTGCTGCCGGGCTGTCTGCACCTGCTCGTCCGGGCCGAGCAGCCCGGCGCCGCCCCCGAGGCCGGCGACGTCTACCAGCTGCTCCTAGGCGTACGGAAGGTGCTGCCGCCGCCGCTCGCCCCCGCGCTCGTCGGCCACGCCACCGCCGGACCGCTGACCGGGCTCACCGTCTACGACGCGCTCCAGGACCCCCAGATCGCCGCCCTCCTCCTGGAACGGCTGCGCACCCCGGGGCGGCTGGGACCGCTGCGCTTCGGCTGCGACGGGGGCGTCCCCGTCCCCGCCGGACTCGCGCCGCGCCTGCTCGCCGCCGAGCAGTCCAACTCCTCACTGGTGTACGGAGATACGTTCATCCTCAAGGTATTCCGCCGGATCCACTTCGGGGTCAACCCCGACCTGGAGCTTCCGCTGGTCCTGGCCCGGCACGGGTGCCCCCGGGTGCCCGCGCCCGCGGCCTGGATCCAGACCGAGCGGCCCGAGGACGCCACGCTCGCCGTGCTCCAGCCGTATCTGCGCGGCTCCCAGGACGGCTGGCAGCTGGCGCTGCGCGCGCTCGCGGACCGGCGCGACTTCACCCGGGAGGCGCACGCGCTCGGCCGGGCCACCGCCGAGGTGCACACCGCGCTCGCCGCCGCGCTGCCGGTGGTCAGCCTCGGCCGGGCCCAGACCGAGCTGCTGGCGGCCGCGATGCACGAGCGCCTGGAGGCGGCCGCGCAGGCGGTGCCGACGCTGCTGCCCTACGTGCCCGGCCTGCGCGCCGCGTTCGACGCGGTGACGAAGGTGACCGGGCCCCGGCCCGCCCAGCGCGTCCACGGCGATCTGCACCTGGGCCAGACCCTGCGGACCGGCACCGGCGACTGGGCGGTCATCGACTTCGAGGGCGAGCCCGCCCGCCCGCTGAGCGAGCGCCGCCGCCCGCAGCCGCCGGTCCGCGACGTCGCCGGGATGCTGCGCTCCTTCGACTACGCGGCCCGCACCCAGCTCCCCTGGCGCCCGGAGTGGGCCGAGTCCTGCCGGGACGCGTACTGCGCGGGCTACGCGGCGGGCGCCGGCACCGACCCCCGCGACGAGCCCGAGCTGCTGCGGGCGTACGAGACCGACAAGGCGGTGTACGAGGTGCTGTACGAGGCCCGGCACCGCCCCGACTGGCTCGCCGTCCCGATGGCGGCGGTCCGCCGACTGGCCCAGGACTGA
- a CDS encoding Lrp/AsnC family transcriptional regulator, translating into MGELSAVPKEPRNSRALTHDSSTAFDQVDRQLLELVQSEGRIKLSELGRRVRLSPAAVTERLRRLEAGGAITGYGARVDAARLGYGIQAFIRVNPHGGYTLKHPRTLELMEREEIREVHHVVGEDCWIIKVAVTDTGHLEEVLAEVSALGRTTTSIVLSSPVSGKPLLPPG; encoded by the coding sequence ATGGGAGAACTGTCGGCTGTACCGAAGGAACCACGGAATTCAAGGGCGTTGACCCACGATTCCTCAACGGCCTTCGATCAGGTGGATCGGCAGCTCCTCGAACTGGTCCAGTCGGAGGGCCGGATCAAGCTGAGCGAGCTGGGGCGGCGGGTGCGGCTGAGCCCTGCCGCCGTGACGGAACGGCTGCGGCGGCTGGAGGCGGGCGGGGCGATCACGGGGTACGGGGCGCGGGTCGACGCGGCCCGGCTGGGCTACGGCATCCAGGCGTTCATCCGGGTCAACCCGCACGGCGGCTACACCCTGAAGCACCCCAGGACGCTGGAGCTGATGGAGCGCGAGGAGATCCGGGAGGTGCACCACGTGGTGGGCGAGGACTGCTGGATCATCAAGGTCGCGGTGACGGACACGGGGCACTTGGAGGAGGTGCTGGCGGAGGTGTCGGCGCTGGGGCGGACGACGACGTCGATCGTGCTGTCGTCGCCGGTGAGCGGGAAGCCGCTGCTGCCGCCGGGCTGA
- a CDS encoding NAD(P)-dependent oxidoreductase has protein sequence MTISETPSKASSQEAPSAVPVTVLGLGNMGRALAGAFLSAGYATTLWNRTPGRGDDLVARGAVHAPSAADAVRASALTVVSLVDYDAAEAVLAPLAEAGAFEGGRVLVNLTSDTPERSRSAAEWAAEHGIAYLDGSVMVPTTVVGGPEALIFYSGDREAFERYEGTLRALGARATFLDEDPGLAAVYDLAMLDFFYTAMSGLIHAFALAGADGVKAAALAPHLDTISAILPPLAGAMAAHVDAGEYPGDLGNLAMETAGIDHILHMSRSRGLDVTVLEAVRAIAGRALEKGHGGDDWSRTVEEIRP, from the coding sequence ATGACGATTTCCGAGACACCTTCCAAGGCATCTTCCCAGGAAGCCCCTTCAGCCGTTCCCGTAACTGTTCTCGGCCTGGGCAACATGGGCCGCGCGCTCGCCGGGGCGTTCCTGTCGGCCGGGTATGCGACCACCCTCTGGAACCGCACCCCCGGGCGCGGCGACGACCTCGTGGCCCGGGGCGCGGTGCACGCGCCGAGCGCGGCCGACGCGGTACGGGCGAGCGCGCTGACCGTGGTGTCGCTGGTCGACTACGACGCGGCCGAGGCGGTGCTGGCGCCGCTCGCGGAGGCCGGGGCGTTCGAGGGCGGCCGGGTGCTGGTGAACCTCACCTCGGACACGCCCGAGCGGTCCCGTTCGGCGGCCGAGTGGGCGGCCGAACACGGCATCGCGTACCTCGACGGCTCGGTGATGGTCCCGACGACCGTCGTCGGCGGCCCCGAGGCGCTGATCTTCTACAGCGGGGACCGCGAGGCGTTCGAGCGGTACGAGGGCACGCTGCGGGCGCTGGGCGCCAGGGCGACGTTCCTGGACGAGGACCCGGGTCTGGCGGCCGTGTACGACCTGGCGATGCTCGACTTCTTCTACACGGCGATGTCGGGCCTGATCCACGCGTTCGCCCTGGCGGGCGCGGACGGGGTGAAGGCGGCGGCACTCGCCCCCCACCTGGACACGATCTCCGCGATCCTGCCGCCGCTGGCGGGGGCGATGGCGGCTCATGTCGACGCGGGCGAGTACCCCGGCGACCTGGGCAACCTGGCGATGGAGACGGCGGGCATCGACCACATCCTGCACATGTCCCGGTCCCGGGGCCTGGACGTGACGGTCCTGGAGGCGGTGCGGGCGATCGCGGGCCGCGCGCTGGAGAAGGGACACGGGGGCGACGACTGGTCCCGCACGGTGGAGGAGATCCGACCTTGA
- a CDS encoding AAA family ATPase produces the protein MRKEQQFIDGLYARLEDLREQAEVSVRRALAQVGTGLQARLERDVLVAEQSGLLSALDGGENGLCFGRLDFSDGRAHHIGRIGIRRDDKERTPLVIDWRADVARPFYLATGYTPMGLRRRRHLTTQGRTVTALHDEILDLTDAARTGHEGADADAVLLAALDAARTGRMHDIVQTIQAEQDKVIRAPQRGVLVVEGGPGTGKTAVALHRAAYLLYAYREQLARRAVLIVGPNPAFLGYIGEVLPALGETGVLLATMGELFPGVHATGTDTPAAAEVKGREEMAGVLAKAVRDRQTVPHTAAEIDHEGYGTLSLDRAMAEDARWRARETGLPHNLARPHFAFHIIDALTAQLAERIGADPFGGENLLGPDDLAQLGKEIATSREVHAAIEEFWPALTPERFVADFLADPSHLADIDAELIRREGGEWTPADVPLLDEAAEILGEDDSAARAAAEAERQDRIAYAQGVLDLSAGSESFEFEDEESELLAAHDIIDAERFADRHEEADHRSAAERAAADRTWAFGHIIVDEAQELSAMAWRLLMRRCPTRSLTLVGDPAQTADAAGVGSWRRILEPYVEDRWEHVRLGVNYRTPAEIMEVAAQVCRAVDPSFEPPSSVRATGVRPWAREAAPHALAEAVAEAVKAETPEAGRLAVVAPRTLHPALHAALPDVPPGEPDLTRPVVLLDPRQAKGLEFDTVLVVEPAEYGVSDLYVALTRATQRLGVLHSAPLPKALAQALEG, from the coding sequence ATTCGGAAAGAACAGCAATTCATCGATGGGCTCTACGCGCGCCTCGAAGACCTGCGCGAGCAGGCCGAGGTGTCGGTGCGGCGCGCCCTGGCGCAGGTCGGGACCGGTCTCCAGGCGCGGCTCGAACGCGATGTGCTGGTGGCCGAGCAGTCCGGGCTGCTCAGCGCGCTCGACGGCGGCGAGAACGGACTCTGCTTCGGCCGCCTCGACTTTTCCGACGGGCGCGCCCACCACATCGGCCGCATCGGAATCCGCCGTGACGACAAGGAACGCACGCCGCTGGTGATCGACTGGCGGGCCGATGTGGCGCGCCCGTTCTATCTCGCCACCGGGTACACCCCGATGGGGCTGCGCCGCAGGCGGCACCTCACCACCCAGGGGCGCACGGTCACCGCGCTGCACGACGAGATCCTCGACCTCACCGACGCGGCCCGCACCGGGCACGAGGGCGCGGACGCCGACGCCGTACTGCTCGCGGCGCTCGACGCGGCCCGTACCGGCCGGATGCACGACATCGTGCAGACCATCCAGGCCGAGCAGGACAAGGTCATCCGGGCCCCGCAGCGCGGCGTCCTCGTCGTCGAGGGCGGGCCCGGCACCGGCAAGACGGCGGTCGCGCTGCACCGGGCGGCGTATCTGCTCTACGCGTACCGCGAGCAGCTGGCCCGGCGCGCCGTGCTGATCGTCGGCCCCAACCCGGCGTTCCTCGGCTACATCGGCGAGGTGCTGCCCGCGCTCGGCGAGACCGGTGTGCTGCTCGCCACCATGGGCGAGCTCTTCCCCGGTGTGCACGCCACCGGCACCGACACCCCGGCCGCCGCCGAGGTCAAGGGGCGCGAGGAGATGGCCGGCGTACTCGCGAAGGCCGTCCGCGACCGGCAGACCGTGCCGCACACCGCCGCCGAGATCGACCACGAGGGGTACGGGACGCTCAGCCTCGACCGGGCCATGGCCGAGGACGCCCGCTGGCGCGCCCGCGAGACCGGGCTGCCGCACAACTTGGCCCGCCCGCACTTCGCCTTCCACATCATCGACGCGCTCACCGCGCAGCTCGCCGAGCGGATCGGCGCCGACCCCTTCGGCGGCGAGAACCTGCTCGGCCCCGACGACCTCGCCCAGCTCGGCAAGGAGATCGCCACCAGCCGCGAGGTGCACGCGGCGATCGAGGAGTTCTGGCCCGCGCTCACGCCGGAGCGGTTCGTCGCCGACTTCCTGGCCGACCCGTCCCATCTGGCGGACATCGACGCGGAGTTGATCCGCCGCGAGGGCGGCGAGTGGACTCCCGCCGACGTGCCGCTGCTGGACGAGGCCGCCGAGATCCTCGGCGAGGACGACTCGGCGGCCCGCGCCGCCGCCGAGGCCGAGCGCCAGGACCGGATCGCGTACGCGCAGGGCGTCCTCGACCTCTCCGCGGGCTCGGAGAGCTTCGAGTTCGAGGACGAGGAGTCCGAGCTGCTCGCCGCGCACGACATCATCGACGCCGAGCGGTTCGCGGACCGCCACGAGGAGGCCGACCACCGCAGCGCCGCCGAGCGCGCCGCCGCCGACCGCACCTGGGCGTTCGGCCACATCATCGTGGACGAGGCGCAGGAGCTCTCCGCGATGGCCTGGCGGCTGCTGATGCGCCGCTGTCCGACCCGCTCGCTCACCCTGGTCGGCGACCCCGCCCAGACCGCCGACGCGGCGGGCGTCGGCTCCTGGCGGCGGATCCTTGAGCCGTATGTGGAGGACCGCTGGGAGCATGTGCGCCTGGGGGTCAACTACCGTACGCCCGCCGAGATCATGGAGGTGGCGGCGCAGGTCTGCCGCGCGGTGGACCCGTCGTTCGAGCCGCCGAGCTCGGTACGGGCCACGGGCGTGCGGCCCTGGGCGCGCGAGGCGGCGCCGCACGCGCTCGCCGAAGCCGTCGCCGAGGCGGTGAAGGCGGAGACCCCCGAGGCCGGGCGCCTCGCGGTCGTCGCGCCCCGCACCCTCCACCCCGCGCTGCACGCGGCGCTGCCGGACGTCCCGCCGGGCGAGCCCGATCTGACCCGCCCGGTGGTCCTGCTGGATCCGCGTCAGGCCAAGGGCCTGGAGTTCGACACGGTCCTGGTGGTGGAGCCCGCCGAGTACGGGGTGAGCGATCTGTACGTGGCGCTGACCCGGGCCACCCAGCGCCTCGGCGTGCTGCACTCGGCGCCCCTGCCGAAGGCGCTGGCCCAGGCGCTGGAGGGCTGA
- a CDS encoding MerR family transcriptional regulator, translated as MRIGELAARAGTTTRALRYYESRGLLTARRAENGYRAYDEDDLRLLRQIRTLRDFGFELEETRPFVECLRAGHEAGDTCPASLAVYRRKLAELDGLIGQLQSVRDQVGEQLARAESARAELEAGSLVPGVPGCEMTGMEEGLG; from the coding sequence ATGCGAATCGGCGAGCTGGCCGCAAGGGCAGGAACCACCACCCGCGCGCTGCGCTACTACGAGTCGCGCGGGCTGTTGACCGCGCGGCGGGCGGAGAACGGGTACCGCGCGTACGACGAGGACGACCTGCGGCTGCTGCGGCAGATCCGGACCCTGCGGGACTTCGGGTTCGAGCTGGAGGAGACCCGGCCGTTCGTGGAGTGCCTGCGGGCCGGTCACGAGGCCGGGGACACCTGTCCCGCCTCGCTCGCCGTGTACCGGCGCAAGCTGGCCGAGCTCGACGGGCTCATCGGGCAGCTCCAGTCCGTACGCGACCAGGTCGGTGAGCAGTTGGCCCGGGCGGAGTCGGCGCGGGCCGAGCTGGAGGCCGGTTCGCTGGTGCCCGGGGTCCCCGGGTGCGAAATGACGGGTATGGAGGAGGGGTTGGGATGA
- the treS gene encoding maltose alpha-D-glucosyltransferase produces the protein MIVNEPVHDTFEDTPAKDRDPEWFKRAVFYEVLVRSFQDSNGDGVGDLKGITAKLDYLQWLGVDCLWLPPFFKSPLRDGGYDVSDYTAVLPEFGDLADFVEFVDAAHQRGMRVIIDFVMNHTSDQHPWFQESRKDPAGPYGDYYVWADNDKQFQDARIIFVDTETSNWTFDPVRKQYYWHRFFSHQPDLNYENPAVQDEILAALRFWLDLGIDGFRLDAVPYLYQEEGTNCENLPATHEFLKRVRAEIDASYPDTVLLAEANQWPEDVVDYFGDYAAGGDECHMAFHFPVMPRIFMAVRRESRYPVSEVLAKTPAIPKTCQWGIFLRNHDELTLEMVTDEERDYMYAEYAKDPRMRANIGIRRRLASLLDNDRNQIELFTALLLSLPGSPILYYGDEIGMGDNIWLGDRDAVRTPMQWTPDRNAGFSSCDPGRLFLPTIMDPVYGYQVTNVEAAMASPSSLLHWTRRMIEIRKQNPAFGLGSYTELPSSNPAVLAFLREHNDDLVLCVNNFSRFAQPTELDLRAFAGAHPVELIGGVRFPAIGQWPYLLTLAGHGFYWFRLRKDCIVIG, from the coding sequence ATGATCGTCAACGAGCCCGTCCACGACACCTTCGAGGACACTCCCGCCAAGGACCGCGATCCCGAATGGTTCAAGCGGGCCGTCTTCTACGAGGTGCTCGTGCGGTCCTTCCAGGACAGCAACGGCGACGGCGTAGGGGATCTGAAGGGCATCACCGCCAAACTCGACTACCTGCAGTGGCTGGGGGTCGACTGCCTCTGGCTGCCGCCCTTCTTCAAGTCCCCACTGCGGGACGGCGGTTACGACGTCTCGGACTACACCGCGGTGCTCCCGGAGTTCGGCGACCTCGCCGACTTCGTGGAGTTCGTGGACGCCGCCCACCAGCGCGGCATGCGCGTGATCATCGACTTCGTGATGAACCACACCAGCGACCAGCACCCGTGGTTCCAGGAGTCGAGGAAGGACCCCGCGGGCCCGTACGGCGACTACTACGTCTGGGCCGACAACGACAAGCAGTTCCAGGACGCCCGGATCATCTTCGTCGACACCGAGACCTCCAACTGGACCTTCGACCCCGTCCGCAAGCAGTACTACTGGCACCGCTTCTTCTCCCACCAGCCCGACCTCAACTACGAGAACCCGGCCGTCCAGGACGAGATCCTGGCCGCGCTGCGGTTCTGGCTGGACCTGGGCATCGACGGCTTCCGCCTCGACGCCGTCCCGTACCTCTACCAGGAGGAGGGCACCAACTGCGAGAACCTGCCCGCGACCCATGAGTTCCTCAAGCGGGTGAGGGCCGAGATCGACGCGAGCTACCCGGACACGGTGCTGCTCGCCGAGGCCAACCAGTGGCCGGAGGACGTCGTCGACTACTTCGGCGACTACGCGGCCGGGGGCGACGAGTGCCATATGGCGTTCCACTTCCCCGTGATGCCGCGCATCTTCATGGCCGTGCGCCGCGAGAGCCGCTACCCGGTCTCCGAGGTGCTCGCCAAGACCCCGGCCATCCCCAAGACCTGCCAGTGGGGCATCTTCCTGCGCAACCACGACGAGCTGACCCTCGAAATGGTCACGGACGAAGAGCGCGACTACATGTACGCGGAGTACGCCAAGGACCCCCGGATGCGCGCCAACATCGGCATCCGGCGCCGGCTGGCCTCCCTGCTGGACAACGACCGCAACCAGATCGAGCTGTTCACCGCCCTGCTGCTGTCCCTGCCCGGCTCGCCGATCCTCTACTACGGGGACGAGATCGGGATGGGCGACAACATCTGGCTGGGCGACCGGGACGCGGTGCGCACTCCCATGCAGTGGACGCCCGACCGCAACGCGGGCTTCTCGTCCTGCGATCCGGGACGGCTGTTCCTGCCCACGATCATGGACCCGGTCTACGGCTACCAGGTGACCAACGTGGAGGCCGCCATGGCCTCGCCGTCGTCGCTGCTGCACTGGACCCGCCGGATGATCGAGATCCGCAAGCAGAACCCCGCTTTCGGTCTCGGCTCGTACACCGAGCTTCCGTCCTCCAACCCGGCGGTCCTGGCGTTCCTGCGGGAGCACAACGACGACCTCGTGCTCTGCGTGAACAACTTCTCGCGGTTCGCCCAGCCCACCGAGCTGGATCTGCGGGCCTTCGCCGGCGCCCATCCGGTGGAGCTGATCGGCGGGGTGCGCTTCCCGGCCATCGGCCAGTGGCCGTACTTGCTGACCCTGGCGGGTCACGGCTTCTACTGGTTCCGGCTGCGCAAGGACTGCATCGTGATCGGCTAG
- the glgB gene encoding 1,4-alpha-glucan branching enzyme, with the protein MTARPQNPDPARPGRPKSSKTDAPPKPKRAGSHGVRAARPLAAEDRARLLAGAHHDPHALLGAHSVSGGVAFRVLRPYAQAVTVLAKGLRAELHDEGDGLFSGVLPLRAVPQYSLLVTYDDNEIEAEDPYRFLPALGELDLHLIGEGRHEELWTALGAHPMTHQGVPGTRFTVWAPNALGVRVTGDFCYWDGTAYPMRSLGSTGVWELFLPGVGEGALYKFDIARPDGSHTLRADPMARRTEVPPATASIVTASHHVWQDDLWMAARGDRPVHESPFSVYEVHLPSWRPRLTYRQLAEQLPAYVRDLGFTHVEFLPVAEHPFGGSWGYQVTGFYAPTARMGTPDDFRFLVDALHRAGIGVLVDWVPAHFPKDDWALAHFDGRPLYEHEDPARSEHPDWGTLEFDYGRKEVRNFLVANATYWCEEFHVDGLRVDAVASMLYLDYSREEGEWSPNEHGGRENLDAVAFLQEMNATVYRRCPGVITIAEESTAWDGVTRATHHVGPGGFGGLGFGLKWNMGWMHDSLGYAAHEPVHRKYHHHEMTFSMVYAYSENYVLPISHDEVVHGKRSLVSKMPGDWWQQRATHRAYLGFMWAHPGKQLLFMGQEFAQGAEWSETTGPDWWLLDPSYSAEPDHRGVRDLVRDLNTVYRDAPPLWQRDTDPGGFAWVAGDAAEDNVFAFLRHDASGAPLLAVSHFSPVVRHDYRLGVPDTVPAWTEVLNTDAARYGGGDIRNEDPLKPDSTPSHGQPVSIQLTLPPLATVWLRPV; encoded by the coding sequence GTGACCGCCCGCCCGCAGAACCCCGACCCCGCCCGGCCCGGCCGCCCCAAGTCGTCTAAGACGGACGCGCCGCCGAAGCCGAAGCGCGCGGGGAGCCACGGCGTCCGGGCCGCACGGCCGCTCGCCGCCGAGGACCGCGCCCGGCTGCTGGCCGGGGCGCACCACGACCCGCACGCGCTCCTGGGCGCGCACTCGGTGAGCGGCGGTGTCGCCTTCCGGGTGCTGCGCCCGTACGCGCAGGCCGTGACCGTCCTGGCCAAGGGCCTCCGCGCCGAGCTGCACGACGAGGGCGACGGCCTGTTCAGCGGGGTGCTGCCGCTGCGCGCGGTCCCGCAGTACTCCCTGCTCGTCACCTACGACGACAACGAGATCGAGGCCGAGGACCCGTACCGCTTCCTGCCCGCGCTCGGCGAGCTCGATCTGCATCTGATCGGCGAGGGCCGCCACGAGGAGCTGTGGACGGCGCTGGGCGCGCACCCGATGACCCACCAGGGCGTGCCCGGCACCCGGTTCACCGTCTGGGCCCCCAACGCGCTGGGCGTCCGCGTCACCGGCGACTTCTGCTACTGGGACGGCACTGCGTACCCGATGCGCTCGCTCGGCTCCACCGGCGTGTGGGAGCTGTTCCTGCCGGGCGTCGGCGAGGGCGCGCTCTACAAGTTCGACATCGCCCGCCCCGACGGCTCGCACACCCTGCGGGCCGACCCGATGGCCCGGCGCACCGAGGTGCCGCCCGCGACCGCGTCGATCGTGACCGCGTCGCACCACGTGTGGCAGGACGACCTGTGGATGGCGGCGCGCGGCGACCGGCCGGTCCACGAGTCCCCGTTCTCGGTGTACGAGGTGCACCTGCCGTCCTGGCGGCCTCGCCTGACGTACCGTCAACTGGCCGAGCAGCTCCCGGCGTACGTACGCGACCTGGGCTTCACCCACGTCGAGTTCCTGCCGGTGGCCGAGCACCCCTTCGGGGGCTCCTGGGGCTACCAGGTGACCGGCTTCTACGCCCCCACCGCCCGGATGGGCACCCCGGACGACTTCCGCTTCCTGGTGGACGCGCTGCACCGGGCCGGGATCGGGGTGCTCGTCGACTGGGTGCCCGCGCACTTCCCGAAGGACGACTGGGCGCTGGCGCACTTCGACGGGCGGCCGCTGTACGAGCACGAGGACCCGGCGCGCTCTGAGCACCCCGACTGGGGCACCCTCGAATTCGACTACGGCCGCAAGGAGGTCCGCAACTTCCTGGTGGCCAACGCCACGTACTGGTGCGAGGAGTTCCACGTCGACGGGCTGCGGGTGGACGCGGTCGCCTCGATGCTCTACCTGGACTACTCGCGCGAGGAGGGCGAGTGGTCGCCCAACGAGCACGGCGGCCGGGAGAACCTGGACGCGGTGGCCTTCCTCCAGGAGATGAACGCCACGGTCTACCGCCGCTGCCCGGGCGTGATCACCATCGCCGAGGAGTCCACGGCGTGGGACGGCGTGACGCGCGCGACCCACCACGTGGGCCCCGGCGGCTTCGGCGGGCTCGGCTTCGGCCTGAAGTGGAACATGGGCTGGATGCACGACTCGCTGGGCTACGCGGCCCACGAGCCGGTCCACCGCAAGTACCACCACCATGAGATGACGTTCTCGATGGTGTACGCGTACAGCGAGAACTACGTCCTGCCGATCTCCCACGACGAGGTCGTCCACGGCAAGCGCTCGCTGGTCTCCAAGATGCCCGGCGACTGGTGGCAGCAGCGGGCCACCCACCGCGCCTATCTGGGCTTCATGTGGGCGCACCCCGGCAAGCAACTCCTCTTCATGGGGCAGGAGTTCGCCCAGGGAGCGGAGTGGTCCGAGACCACCGGGCCGGACTGGTGGCTGCTCGACCCGTCGTACTCGGCCGAACCCGACCACCGGGGCGTACGCGACCTGGTGCGCGACCTGAACACGGTCTACCGCGACGCCCCGCCGCTGTGGCAGCGCGACACCGATCCGGGCGGCTTCGCCTGGGTGGCGGGCGACGCGGCGGAGGACAACGTCTTCGCCTTCCTGCGCCACGACGCCTCCGGCGCCCCGCTGCTCGCCGTCTCCCACTTCTCCCCGGTGGTCCGCCACGACTACCGGCTCGGCGTCCCCGACACCGTCCCCGCCTGGACGGAGGTCCTCAACACGGACGCCGCGCGCTACGGCGGCGGCGACATCCGCAACGAGGACCCCCTCAAGCCGGACTCCACACCGAGCCACGGGCAGCCGGTCAGCATCCAGCTGACCCTGCCGCCGCTGGCCACGGTGTGGCTGCGGCCGGTGTGA
- a CDS encoding NAD-dependent epimerase/dehydratase family protein: MTFDMPVPTRNVLVIGGNRYFGKRLIARLVTAGDRVTVLNRGSSPPPPGVEHLVADRDDEAALEAVLGDRTFDVVLDQVCYTPRQAAAARRVFAHRTRRYVMTSTVEVYEYEDSAEPVPESAVDPRTVAVDLELPWGDPEFLEAHYGEGKRQAEAVFAAAPDFPYVSVRVAHVLGGADDFTGRVTHYAERLRDGEPIAVAPVSHPATYINVDEIAGFLFWAAGQGFTGPVNAASHGPLTTEDIVAAIGSGPARYRAVEVGEVSPFSFRRSYGMANTRAERLGFAFSHTKDWLDDAVAQTLSAAKGDN, encoded by the coding sequence ATGACATTCGACATGCCCGTCCCCACCCGAAACGTGCTGGTCATCGGCGGAAACCGGTACTTCGGCAAGCGGCTCATCGCCCGCCTCGTCACCGCCGGTGACCGTGTCACCGTACTGAACCGGGGGTCCTCCCCACCCCCTCCCGGCGTCGAGCACCTCGTCGCCGACCGCGACGACGAGGCCGCCCTCGAAGCCGTCCTCGGTGACCGGACGTTCGACGTCGTCCTCGACCAGGTCTGCTACACCCCGCGCCAGGCCGCCGCCGCCCGCCGCGTCTTCGCCCACCGCACCCGCCGGTACGTGATGACGTCGACCGTCGAGGTGTACGAGTACGAGGACTCGGCCGAGCCGGTCCCGGAGAGCGCCGTCGATCCGCGCACGGTCGCGGTCGACCTCGAACTCCCCTGGGGCGACCCGGAGTTCCTCGAAGCGCACTACGGCGAGGGCAAGCGCCAGGCCGAGGCCGTCTTCGCCGCCGCGCCCGACTTCCCATACGTCTCGGTCCGCGTCGCCCACGTCCTCGGCGGCGCCGACGACTTCACCGGGCGCGTCACCCACTACGCGGAGCGGCTGCGCGACGGCGAGCCCATCGCCGTCGCGCCGGTCAGCCACCCCGCCACCTACATCAACGTCGACGAGATCGCCGGCTTTCTCTTCTGGGCGGCCGGGCAGGGCTTCACCGGGCCGGTCAACGCCGCCTCGCACGGGCCGCTCACCACCGAGGACATCGTGGCCGCGATCGGGAGCGGGCCCGCTCGGTACCGGGCGGTGGAGGTCGGCGAGGTCTCGCCGTTCTCCTTCCGGCGCTCGTACGGCATGGCCAACACCCGCGCCGAGCGGCTCGGCTTCGCCTTCTCGCACACCAAGGACTGGCTCGACGACGCCGTGGCGCAGACGCTCTCGGCCGCCAAGGGAGACAACTGA
- the trxA gene encoding thioredoxin: MSVQAVGVDVVTDATFEAEVLAADLPVLVEFTAEWCGPCRQLAPVLSQIAFEEGDRLKVVQLDVDKDPETTLRYGVLSMPTLMVFRAGEPVKSMVGARPKRRLMQELEDVL, encoded by the coding sequence ATGAGCGTGCAGGCCGTGGGTGTGGACGTCGTGACGGACGCGACCTTCGAGGCGGAGGTGCTGGCGGCGGATCTGCCGGTGCTCGTGGAGTTCACCGCCGAGTGGTGCGGACCGTGCCGGCAGCTCGCGCCGGTGCTGAGCCAGATCGCCTTCGAGGAGGGCGACCGGCTCAAGGTGGTCCAGCTGGACGTGGACAAGGACCCGGAGACGACGCTGAGGTACGGCGTGCTGTCGATGCCGACGCTGATGGTGTTCCGCGCGGGCGAGCCCGTGAAGTCCATGGTGGGCGCGCGCCCCAAGCGCCGCCTGATGCAGGAGCTGGAGGACGTCCTGTAG